TCGGTGGCATGCTGCCAACACCGGAAGAAGTTGTTCAACATCTTGAAAAATTAATTCTGAAGCGCCATGCAAACTGAAGAACTTGTTTTGCCTGAAACAATGCTGGAAATAAAATCACCTGAATGCCAGGAAGAAGAATATGAAATGGTGTATCACCGGCCGGCAACTTTGCTGGATGTGAACATGCATTACTGTCCCGGATGCGCGCACAGCCTGGTGCACAAACTGATTATGGAAGTGGTGGAAGAAATGGGCATTCAGGAAAAAACTATTGGCGTGGCACCTGTTGGTTGCTCTGTTTTCGCGTATGACTATATGGATATTGATATGCAGGAAGCTGCACATGGAAGAGCCGCTGCCGTAGCCACAGCCATCAAAAGACTGATGCCTGATAAATATGTATTCACCTATCAGGGAGATGGTGATCTTGCCGCGATTGGTATCGCAGAAACATTGCATGCCATCAATCGTGGAGAAAATATACTGATCGTTTTCATGAACAATGCCGTGTATGGAATGACCAGCGGACAAATGGCACCAACCACACTGGCGGGAATGAAAACTACAACGAGCCCGGATGGAAGAGACGTTGGCTATTATGGTGCACCCATTAAAGTTGCTGAACTGATGTCGAATCTGCCCGGCGCTTTTTTTGTAACACGTCAGGCCGTCAACAGCGCGAACGGAGTGCGTCGCACGAAAAAAGCTTTGCAGCAGGCATTCAACTATCAACAACTGCATAAAGGAACCTGCCTGGTTGAAATAATCGGTAATTGTCCGTCCAATTGGAAGATGACACCGATAGAAGCGTCAAAATTTATTGATGAAGAAATGATCAAAACGTTTCCGTTAGGTGATATTAAATTGCCAAAGCCGGAGGAGTTAAAAAATAATCTGGAGGGAAAATAATCATGTTAGAAGAACTGGTAGTTGCAGGATTTGGTGGACAGGGTGTTTTGTCGTTGGGCATGACACTGGCGTATGCAGGAATGATTGAAAACAAAGAGATTTCATGGATGCCTTCTTATGGTCCTGAAATGAGAGGCGGTACAGCAAATTGTATCACTATTATTTCAGATAATAAAATAAGTTCGCCCATCATCTCCTTGTTCGATTCCGCACTTGTGCTGAATCAGCCCTCTATGGATAAATTTGCTCCGAGGGTGAAAAAAGGAGGATTACTGCTGTATGAATCAGGCAATATTTTCAAGCCGGCCAATAGAACTGACATTGAAATCATTGGCATTCCTGCATCCACGGAAGCATTGATGATGAAGAATGCGAAAATCATGAACATGATCATGTTGGGCGCTTATCTGCATCTCAAGCCCATTGTGAAAACAGATTCCATTCTGGAAGCCTTGAAGAAAGTATTACCGGAAAAATATCACCACCTGCTCGACATCAACAGACAGGCACTGGAAAAAGGAGCGGCACTGCTCCAGCAACAATTAAAGGCAGTATCCTGATATTGATCATCTTCACACGGCAATAAATTGAGCTTTATGAAACCGGAAGAAATTTCGCAATTGCGAAAAGAGTATGCAATGAATTCTCTCAACGAAGAAGACATGGCAGCCACGCCTTTTTTGCAATTTCAAAAATGGTGGGAAGATGCGGAGCATTCGAATATTGAGGAGATGAATGCGATGACGTTGGCTACAAGCACTGTTGATGGATTGGTGGATGCAAGAATTGTATTGTTGAAAGCCTTTGATGAAAATGGTTTTGTTTTTTTCACGAATTATAACAGCGCTAAAAGTGAGCAGCTTGCACAAAATTCCAATTGTTGCTTACTGTTTTTTTGGAAGGAACTGGAACGGCAGGTACGCATCAATGGTGTGGCTGAAAAGATATCGCTTAAAGAAAGCATTGATTATTTCGACAGCCGCCCTGAAGGAAGCAAGATCGGGGCATGGGCGTCACCGCAAAGCATGGTAGTGGCCGGTCAATCATGGCTGAAGGAAACCTTCCAGTTTTATGCGGAACGTTTCAAGCATGGTAAAATTCCAAAGCCTCCGCATTGGGGTGGCTATCGCGTAAAACCTGTTTGTGTCGAGTTCTGGCAAGGCCGGCCGAGTCGTATGCATGATCGTATTCTTTATAGAAATCTTGCAAAAGGTGAATGGGGGAATGGAACGGCTGGAACCATAAAGAATATTATTAATCGCGTTTAATTTTAAATATATTCAACCCACCTGAGAAGTAAGGGCATTTTATACTGAGCTGGTTCCTATCATAAAATGGAAACGGGAAAACTGACGCCTGCTGTTTATTATATTCAGGTGATAGACGGACCACTGAAATCTTCACGCACTTTCAGTTTTTTGAAGTCCGGTTAAGCTGCCTTATTGATCCAGAAATTGTTGAAACCCATTCCCGACTGAATCAGAATCAGTTTCTGCTGACTCATTTCAAGTAATGCAAGGAAGGTGAAGATAGCGTGGATGCGATTGGTGCATATTTCAAACAGACGCGAAAATGGAACATCATGTTCCGTCTCCATCAATTTTGTAACGTATTCTTTCTGTCCTTCAATAGTATATGGAAATGAAATGATCCTGTGAACGGGCCTGTTTTTTCTTCTTCCAGCTTCCGCATCACTTTTCAAATGCTTTCAATAATTTGAAAAGTGTAAGCGTATGCAGTTCCGCTTCGCCGGTCCATGTTTCAGAAATCGCTTTTAGCTCGCTTACTATATTACCACGCTCGAATTGTTTGCTCCTCTCATCTTCTAACAAGCGCAGATCATCCAGCACTTCTTTATAACGTTTGTATTCAAGCAGTTGCTGCACCAATTCCAGTCGTGGGTCTATTTCCTGACCTTTTTCGTCCACCTCTTTTCGTGGTAACAGCATTTTTGCCTTGATGCGCATGAGTGTGGCCGCCACAACAATAAATTCGCTGGCCAGCTCAATATTCATTACGCTTAGCTTATGAATGTAATTCAAAAAATCCTGCGTGATGCGCGCAATAGGAATATTGTAGATATCCAGTTCGTCGCGCTCAATAAAAAAGAGCAGCAGGTCGAAAGGACCTTCAAACTGAGGTAATTTTATTTCGTATGTTGTTGGTGCTTCAGTCATCTTAAAAAATGAAAAACAAAATTAGCCTTCAATTGTTAGCATTGCCATTTAAACACTTTCTAAATATCCACAGTAGCCGGAACACGTGTTGCCTGATAAATAAATAAAGGTTGCTGGTCAAAATCGTTGCCAATCAGGCATTTGAAACGTATCAAACCTGATATTATTGAAGTAATCATTAATTTTACCACCTCATTTATTCACACTAAATGGAAATTCAAGCAGGCGAATTGTTGTCGGAGATCAATTATCCGGCTGATCTCAGGAAACTCGGGAAAGACAAACTTCACCAGGTTTCGCAGGAATTGCGGCAGTTTATCATCGACAGTGTATCTGTTTATGGCGGACATTTCGGAGCCAGCCTCGGTGTGGTGGAAATGACTGTTGCCATTCATTATGTGTTCAATACACCTTATGACCAGTTGATTTGGGATGTAGGCCACCAGGCATATGGCCATAAAATTTTGACCGGAAGAAGAAAACGTTTTCAGACCAACAGAAAATTCAAAGGCATTGCAGGTTTCCCTTCCCGTGCCGAAAGTGAATACGACACTTTTGGAGTGGGTCACTCTTCCACCTCCATTTCTGCCGGTGTTGGAATGGCCGTTGCCAGCAAGTACAAGGGAGAAAAGGATCGTCAGCACATTGTGGTAATCGGCGATGGAGCCATGACAGCAGGATTGGCCTTTGAAGGCATGAATCATGCAGGCGTTTCTGATTCGAACCTGTTGATTATTCTGAATGATAATTGTATGAGCATTGATCCGAATGTAGGCGCGCTGAAAGAGTATTTAACAGACATCACCACTTCCCAGACCTACAATAAAACCCGGGATGAAATCTGGAATTTGTTCGGAAAGCTCGGTGGCAAAGGAGCACAAAAGCAACTTTCTAAAATTGAAGCTAGTCTCAAGAGTGCGATCTCAAAAAAGCAGTAATATTTTCGAAGCGCTGAACCTGCGGTACTTTGGTCCTGTGGATGGACACAATGTGAATCGTCTTGCT
The genomic region above belongs to Chitinophagaceae bacterium and contains:
- a CDS encoding 2-oxoacid:acceptor oxidoreductase family protein, which codes for MLEELVVAGFGGQGVLSLGMTLAYAGMIENKEISWMPSYGPEMRGGTANCITIISDNKISSPIISLFDSALVLNQPSMDKFAPRVKKGGLLLYESGNIFKPANRTDIEIIGIPASTEALMMKNAKIMNMIMLGAYLHLKPIVKTDSILEALKKVLPEKYHHLLDINRQALEKGAALLQQQLKAVS
- a CDS encoding 2-oxoglutarate oxidoreductase; this translates as MQTEELVLPETMLEIKSPECQEEEYEMVYHRPATLLDVNMHYCPGCAHSLVHKLIMEVVEEMGIQEKTIGVAPVGCSVFAYDYMDIDMQEAAHGRAAAVATAIKRLMPDKYVFTYQGDGDLAAIGIAETLHAINRGENILIVFMNNAVYGMTSGQMAPTTLAGMKTTTSPDGRDVGYYGAPIKVAELMSNLPGAFFVTRQAVNSANGVRRTKKALQQAFNYQQLHKGTCLVEIIGNCPSNWKMTPIEASKFIDEEMIKTFPLGDIKLPKPEELKNNLEGK
- the pdxH gene encoding pyridoxamine 5'-phosphate oxidase, with translation MKPEEISQLRKEYAMNSLNEEDMAATPFLQFQKWWEDAEHSNIEEMNAMTLATSTVDGLVDARIVLLKAFDENGFVFFTNYNSAKSEQLAQNSNCCLLFFWKELERQVRINGVAEKISLKESIDYFDSRPEGSKIGAWASPQSMVVAGQSWLKETFQFYAERFKHGKIPKPPHWGGYRVKPVCVEFWQGRPSRMHDRILYRNLAKGEWGNGTAGTIKNIINRV